The following proteins come from a genomic window of Rutidosis leptorrhynchoides isolate AG116_Rl617_1_P2 chromosome 10, CSIRO_AGI_Rlap_v1, whole genome shotgun sequence:
- the LOC139872849 gene encoding pentatricopeptide repeat-containing protein At2g29760, chloroplastic-like has product MTELESQQKQLALSVLKKPHSIKCIKHLKSLHVILLRTGLHRSSFAIGNFVTCCANLGIMSYAAQLFDEMPDPNSFVWNTMIRGYQQNHEPKHAIELFDRMRIEPIGPDCFTYPFVIRACNELMEHIKGICIHGLLFKVGLELDTFVGTSLIEFYGVFGDTNAARRVFDEMPMKDKVAWTVLLSSCVNKCENLKDARKVFDRMPGKDLVVWNIMIFQYVKAGDLLNARELFDLAPFKDLLMYNTVLGSYARQVEVDIMMKFFNDMPVKDLVSWNTLIGGLVRDKRIKEAMVHFHQMQIEHVYPNEITLVSLLSACAQVGALDTGRWLHSYIDRNNLGSNVVVGTALVDMYSKCGDLKSAEYVFDRLQNPDVVAWNAMIMGFSMNGQSRLTLQFFNRMKRESIVPNEITILGVLCACVHAGFVNEGRELFDSMNTELGLVPRLEHYGCMVDLFGRAGLLDEAYKLIETMPIEPHIGVWGALLGACKLHKNVELAEIAIKHLNELDHEDGGYLTMMSNIYANAGRWDDVAKTRELMRRKGVGKLRGCSSIEVDGEIHEFGAEEKIHPRVNEIYEMIDEISSRLRMVGHVGNRNEVFFDVEDEEKDKVLLYHSEKMAVAFGLISTDKGTVIRVVKNLRICGDCHAVMKVVSDSFEREIVIRDRSRFHHFKNGSCSCGDYW; this is encoded by the coding sequence ATGACAGAACTAGAATCTCAACAAAAGCAGCTTGCTTTATCTGTCTTAAAAAAACCACACTCAATCAAATGCATCAAACATTTAAAATCCTTACACGTCATACTTCTCCGAACTGGTCTTCACCGGAGCAGTTTTGCAATTGGAAACTTTGTCACGTGCTGTGCAAATCTTGGTATCATGTCCTACGCAGCCCAACTGTTCGATGAAATGCCTGACCCAAATTCATTCGTCTGGAACACCATGATCAGAGGATATCAACAGAACCATGAACCAAAACATGCAATCGAACTATTTGATCGCATGCGGATTGAACCTATTGGTCCGGATTGTTTTACTTACCCGTTTGTGATACGGGCTTGTAACGAATTGATGGAACATATTAAAGGAATATGCATACATGGGTTGCTGTTCAAAGTTGGGCTTGAGTTAGATACTTTCGTCGGTACTAGTTTGATTGAATTCTATGGTGTATTTGGTGATACTAATGCAGCTCGACGTGTTTTTGATGAAATGCCAATGAAAGACAAGGTTGCTTGGACTGTTTTGTTGTCTTCTTGTGTGAATAAATGTGAGAATTTGAAGGACGCCCGTAAGGTGTTTGATCGAATGCCTGGTAAAGACCTTGTGGTTTGGAATATTATGATCTTTCAGTATGTCAAAGCTGGTGATTTACTGAATGCACGAGAGCTTTTCGATTTAGCTCCTTTTAAGGATTTGTTGATGTACAATACAGTTTTAGGTAGTTATGCCAGGCAAGTCGAAGTAGACATTATGATGAAGTTTTTTAATGATATGCCCGTGAAAGACTTGGTATCTTGGAACACATTGATTGGTGGGTTGGTTAGGGATAAGCGAATTAAAGAAGCCATGGTTCATTTTCACCAAATGCAGATCGAACACGTGTATCCGAATGAAATAACATTGGTTAGCCTTTTGTCTGCTTGTGCTCAAGTTGGAGCTTTAGATACAGGGAGATGGTTACATTCGTATATCGATAGGAACAATCTTGGTTCAAATGTAGTGGTAGGGACCGCTTTGGTTGATATGTATTCGAAATGTGGAGACTTAAAAAGTGCTGAATATGTGTTTGATCGGTTACAAAACCCTGATGTTGTTGCTTGGAACGCTATGATTATGGGGTTCTCGATGAATGGTCAAAGTAGGTTGACTTTACAGTTTTTCAACCGAATGAAACGGGAATCTATTGTTCCAAACGAAATCACTATTCTTGGTGTTCTATGTGCTTGTGTGCATGCAGGTTTTGTGAATGAAGGACGAGAATTGTTTGATAGTATGAATACAGAACTTGGTTTAGTACCACGACTAGAGCATTATGGTTGTATGGTTGACCTTTTTGGGCGGGCGGGTTTGTTAGATGAAGCTTATAAGCTTATTGAAACTATGCCGATTGAGCCACATATAGGCGTATGGGGTGCGTTACTTGGCGCGTGTAAGCTACATAAAAACGTTGAGTTAGCTGAAATTGCTATTAAACATTTGAATGAGCTTGATCATGAAGATGGTGGTTATCTAACCATGATGTCGAACATATATGCGAATGCGGGAAGATGGGATGACGTGGCGAAAACGCGAGAGTTAATGAGACGAAAAGGGGTCGGTAAATTGCGCGGGTGTAGTTCGATTGAGGTTGATGGTGAGATACATGAGTTTGGGGCGGAAGAAAAGATTCATCCTAGGGTGAATGAGATTTATGAAATGATCGATGAGATATCGAGTCGTTTGAGGATGGTGGGACATGTTGGAAATAGGAATGAGGTGTTTTTTGATGTTGAAGATGAAGAAAAAGATAAGGTTTTGTTGTATCATAGTGAAAAAATGGCTGTGGCATTCGGGCTTATTTCTACGGATAAAGGGACGGTTATACGGGTGGTTAAGAATTTGAGGATTTGTGGTGATTGTCATGCTGTGATGAAGGTTGTTTCTGATAGTTTTGAAAGGGAAATTGTGATCAGAGATCGTAGTCGGTTTCATCACTTTAAAAATGGTAGTTGCTCATGTGGAGATTATTGGTAA
- the LOC139873213 gene encoding uncharacterized protein translates to MKKSAKLNLQQKQQPHVSPFKFAKLLDPDASWDKDQLGDVLHWIRQIVALVCGLLWGAVPLVGGIWLVTFMLLSSGIVYGYYAIILKVDEEEFGGHGALLQEGLFASITLFLLAWTLVYSLAHF, encoded by the exons ATGAAAAAATCTGCAAAATTGAATCTTCAGCAAAAACAACAACCTCATGTATCTCCTTTTAAGTTCGCCAAATTGCTTGATCCAGATGCTTCTTGGGATAAG GACCAATTAGGGGATGTACTTCATTGGATTCGGCAAATAGTGGCCCTTGTATGTGGGTTACTATGGGGTGCAGTTCCTTTGGTTGGGGGTATCTGGCTTGTTAC ATTTATGCTTCTTTCTTCGggtatcgtttatggttattatgcAATCATACTCAAGGTTGATGAAGAAGAATTTGGTGGTCATGGTGCTCTTCTCCAAGAGGGTCTTTTCGCTTCAATAACACTATTTCTG TTGGCTTGGACTCTAGTATACAGCTTGGCACACTTCTAA